In a genomic window of Glaciimonas sp. PCH181:
- a CDS encoding chorismate lyase, protein MGRSLTSANWYAHANGVHPSPYMRDWLTDRSSLTTKLIAHSDQFRVQRLHQRHALCLADEYAAIGLPRRLQVQERDVLLRCDGRPTVLGHTVLSLTATTSEWPFFGTLGERSLGTTLFGDPLVARGQLHFARLYQGHPLVQRMCEAVGVSQFPTPLFARRSTFRRKSGVMLVTEVFFPEIDALRTTAR, encoded by the coding sequence ATGGGGCGCTCGCTGACTTCTGCTAATTGGTATGCGCACGCGAATGGCGTTCATCCTTCGCCATACATGCGTGATTGGCTGACCGATCGCTCGTCGCTGACGACTAAGTTAATTGCGCATAGCGATCAGTTTCGGGTACAACGTTTGCATCAGCGGCACGCACTGTGTCTGGCGGACGAATATGCGGCGATAGGCTTGCCACGGCGGCTGCAAGTGCAAGAGCGCGATGTATTGCTGCGCTGTGACGGACGCCCGACGGTATTGGGTCATACTGTCCTGTCATTGACGGCGACGACGTCGGAGTGGCCATTTTTTGGCACGTTAGGCGAGCGCTCATTGGGCACGACGTTATTTGGCGATCCGCTGGTGGCGCGTGGACAATTACACTTTGCGCGCTTATATCAGGGGCATCCGTTGGTGCAGCGCATGTGTGAGGCGGTGGGTGTCAGCCAATTTCCCACGCCATTGTTTGCCCGACGCTCCACTTTTCGACGTAAAAGCGGTGTGATGCTAGTGACTGAAGTGTTTTTTCCCGAGATTGACGCGTTGCGAACAACGGCGCGTTAA